From the genome of Kluyveromyces lactis strain NRRL Y-1140 chromosome F complete sequence:
AAAAAGAACTCATACCCGGTGAAATGCCTGCTTGCAGCAAAAGACATATATTTCGGCGTTGGGGGCAGCATAGTGGATTTTGAAAACTATATCGCCAAAAGGATAGCAACCGATAACCTTCCATTATGTTTAAATAAATTTAAGGTAAATGCTGgattgaaaagatcaattgTACTAATAGAGTGAATCGCCACGTATGACTCTTTTTAAGGCTTGATCatcaatcacgtgatcaaaATCACTTTGTCGACATTGTCAGATTCATATAATATCGTGTAATTCAATCTTTAAATATAGCTTGCATTAAGCGAATGAGCATCAGCTGTACTATAAGGAGATAACTACTGTACTTAGAACCCCAGAATGGCTCAGAACGATCCACTTCAAGGCTTTGAGGATTTTCTCGAGGCTGATTTTCAGCCATTGCGCTTTGCAAACGATCTATTAAAAGTTACAAATAATGGCACAGATACGGATGTCTTGGACCTGAAGACGTGTGTGAAGAGATGCTCGTATGATCTCCAAGAATTAGacagaagaattgaaggtGCTATCAAGACCAACCCAAGCCATGTGCTAGAACAAAttgagaagagaaagaaggaaaaaagcTTTGTAGGAGATACTCTCAAATCAAACACGGAATATTTGTCTATGTCGTACAACAGATTACAACAAGACATCTTAGAGCCATTTGAAAGGGCACTTAAACTGCAGACAGTTTCTAGTaaaattcatcaaactACAACATTACTGAGAAGTTCCTTAATATATGTGCACATGATATCTCAGTTGCAAATGATGCCATTAGAGACAGACTCTACTGATGATGAGCAACTAGCATGCGGGTTAAAAATAGCTGCCTTACATTCACAATTGAAGAttaatattgaacaaaatcCCAACCTGGCAACTTTGCAGCTGATAAAATCATGCGAGAACAATGTGGTTTCTCCAAATCGACAGGAATTATTGCGATATCTTTCCACCAATTTGACAAGGGATTGTCTAAACAATCTCAAGATGGAAAACAACCCTAAGAGAATTGTGACTTTAATCAAAGCATTGTATACTTTATCTCCAGTAGATCTTTTTGATACAATTGACAAAGTACTCagttcaaaaattcaaacgaCGGCTCAAGTGCTATCTAAGACCATCACATCCATTAGAAACTTCAACCTGTCATTAGATGATGCCATGGAAAATAGAAACTCGATACTCACTTTACAGAACTTAATGGAAGAATGTGAGATTGAAGGAAATACGAACACTCTTCGCAATTACCTATCTCAAAGGAAATTTTCCTCGTTGATCGATCAATTTTGGTCAAAAGTCACTAATagtttcaaaagagatttcGAAATGTCCTACAATCGCGGTGGACCTGTCGGGAAATCTCTGCAAAGCAATTCCAATCTAATATATGAAGCCATTAGTAAATGCTTCGGTGAAAATGACCCTAGTAATGAACTACAAGGCGAACTGCAGTATATCTTGAAAGCCGTTAGTATATTAGATACAAACAGGAAATAAAAATCAGGCTtatatttgtatatatagaGTAACAAGACTGGTCCTTTATGGTTTAGCCTTCGCCTTACTTATAGCACCTGCATCTGCAAGGGGGTTCGTAGccttctttttgtttttctttcccCCACGCTTATggaacttcttctttagtAGCTTCTTTATCTCTGAATCTCTTTGCTTCCTCAGATCTTCTCTCTCTTTACCGTGTAATCTTGCCATTCTCTGCCTTTTACCTGGCCTTTTTCTCCGTAAATGCCTGATACGAACCTGCTCTGTGTGGACTTTACGATTATGCTCATCTACATCTATTACTTTTCCTCTGAACTGAAGCCATCCGGGATACGGTCCCAGCTCAGCATATTTTAATATTACATCTGCAGACACTGCGGCTGCAGAAAAGTTATGTCTGTCCTGCTCTGAATATTCTGCACAGTAATACGTTCTTGCTCTACCTATTGGAGCTGAGTCTGGACTCGGTTCACGAAGGCTGACCTTTATTAGGGCCGTTGCCTTTCTACCTCTGTTTTCATCTGTCTGTACACTTTCGCCAACATCATTCGCGGGGGTTGTTGAATCGGTAATGGTTCCAAAAGAGAATAGTGGGAATTCAAACTCTTCTGCGGAATTGTTAACATCCGATTCATCATTTCTGTCCGACTTTATATTGTCTTCTTGTTGAGTTTGAACGTCGACGAATTCTAGATCAAGCTTCGGCAGCACTACACGATCATCAGTCGCTGTAACGTTAGTCGTGGTATCAAAGAGCTCATTTCTCGAAACAACTCTCAAACCAGACATGATTGATTTGTTGAGCTTTGCAAGGTGTTCCtgagatgatgatgaaaagataCGCAGATTACATCTCATCTCCTCGTATCGTCATATTTTGACTAACTTTTTGatcttatatatacatgtatattttttttagcATATTGGCAATAGGTGTAAGATGACAGACAGTCGAAAGTAGCCACAGATAGTTTGTAATGACAAACATGTATTCTTATGTTATACATATCACTTGTGTAAGGTTGTGTGCAAAGTAAGATTTTGCTATTTCATGGTTTCAATATCTACATAAAAAATGGTATGTACGCAACTTGGAAGCACCTTTTAAACTTACTTCGAGATTCTTGTCTTCATGTTTTGTAAGAATTCTCTGTAGTTCCAGCTGTTTTGGACCTTATCTTCGACCAACTGAGATGCAGTCCATAATCTTAGAGAAGCAACTTCCCTGGCAGAAGGATGGTTCATTGGTTCACTTGGTGAGGCGCCTCTGACAATGTGCAAGGTTTTGTAGAAGATAACATCATCGTGTTCTCTTATCTTTGTAATAACATTCCTCACTCTTAGGTTGAACTCAGTAGCGTCTAATAGAGGTAGTTCATTTTTACCAATTGGAATTTCCATAATGTCCGGGGTTCCAAACACGTCTGTAACAAGCTCTGGGACAGCATCACCGCCAATCCATAAGAACATGTCCAATCCTGTGTCGATTAAATACAGACCGTATCTTTCCAATAAAGACGAGGTGGAGTTAATTGGTTGCGGTAGTACAATTTCACCAGTTTCTTCATCGGGAAGACCAGCTTCGTCAGGCATGTCATGTAAGGAGTATACTGTTGGATAaatgttttgaatcaaatatGGCAATGGTAACGTTTCAAGATTATTTAATGCTTGAGCTCTGTGATCAGCCGGAACAATACCAGAACGGAAAGCCATATGTTTAGTTAGAGAATGCATCAATAGAGGCCACATTCTTAGGTTACTACAGAGCATTAATGGAGCTCCGCCACCTGTGTTTGAAGTCAaaacttctttcttgtaTGTAGCCAAAACCTCTTGGAcagatttgttgaaaaattctCTAGTGTCTTCAAAGCCAGAAGAAGGAGCTCTTTCCACAGCCTTTTGAGCGAAGTATGCTGTGATGGCCAACTGATCTGCAGAAGCATAGACTTCAGTTAGCTTATCAGTAGTTGGAATACCAATAGTTATGActctaattcttctttgggCAGCATTGGATGTCAATAATAAAGCAATTTGAATGTACACAAAGTCCTTTGTTAATTGTTCATCGAtaccaatttcaaaaacGTATGATTGGTCCCTTGGAACCGTAGCCAAAGCGCACAAGTCTGAAgatctattgaagaaatgacCGTAAAATCCGGTCATTTTCAAGCCTGACGAACCACGAGCTCTCATAACAGCTTCCAAAGATAGATCCATGGATACGTGTTTTGAAAATTCTTTTGAGAACTTTGTAACATCGATCAAGTTTAAGGCACTGAAACCAGGGTAGAAATGGGTTTGGCCACCAGTGAAACGGCCTAGGTTAGAGATAGATGCGATATCGACATAATCGTCGGAAGCCATAAACATATCCACCGTAACTTGATATTTGTTACATTCGATAGGGAAAGATTTGTAGAATGCGTCACCAGTGTTCAATAAAGTGGAAGC
Proteins encoded in this window:
- the COG5 gene encoding Golgi transport complex subunit COG5 (similar to uniprot|P53951 Saccharomyces cerevisiae YNL051W COG5 Component of the conserved oligomeric Golgi complex (Cog1p through Cog8p) a cytosolic tethering complex that functions in protein trafficking to mediate fusion of transport vesicles to Golgi compartments); the encoded protein is MAQNDPLQGFEDFLEADFQPLRFANDLLKVTNNGTDTDVLDLKTCVKRCSYDLQELDRRIEGAIKTNPSHVLEQIEKRKKEKSFVGDTLKSNTEYLSMSYNRLQQDILEPFERALKLQTVSSKIHQTTTLLRSSLIYVHMISQLQMMPLETDSTDDEQLACGLKIAALHSQLKINIEQNPNLATLQLIKSCENNVVSPNRQELLRYLSTNLTRDCLNNLKMENNPKRIVTLIKALYTLSPVDLFDTIDKVLSSKIQTTAQVLSKTITSIRNFNLSLDDAMENRNSILTLQNLMEECEIEGNTNTLRNYLSQRKFSSLIDQFWSKVTNSFKRDFEMSYNRGGPVGKSLQSNSNLIYEAISKCFGENDPSNELQGELQYILKAVSILDTNRK
- a CDS encoding uncharacterized protein (weakly similar to uniprot|P53952 Saccharomyces cerevisiae YNL050C Hypothetical ORF), with protein sequence MRCNLRIFSSSSQEHLAKLNKSIMSGLRVVSRNELFDTTTNVTATDDRVVLPKLDLEFVDVQTQQEDNIKSDRNDESDVNNSAEEFEFPLFSFGTITDSTTPANDVGESVQTDENRGRKATALIKVSLREPSPDSAPIGRARTYYCAEYSEQDRHNFSAAAVSADVILKYAELGPYPGWLQFRGKVIDVDEHNRKVHTEQVRIRHLRRKRPGKRQRMARLHGKEREDLRKQRDSEIKKLLKKKFHKRGGKKNKKKATNPLADAGAISKAKAKP